The proteins below come from a single Malus sylvestris chromosome 3, drMalSylv7.2, whole genome shotgun sequence genomic window:
- the LOC126614184 gene encoding heavy metal-associated isoprenylated plant protein 3-like, with protein MAKKKNGGGNNNAGDNAASNEGGEKKKGDGGEKKEETPITVILKVDMHCEGCATKIVKCVKSFGDVETVKSESEANKLTVVGKVDPTKLRDKVAAKTKKKVDLVSPQPKKDTNKDDGGDAKKKQPEKSNDDKKPKEPPVTTAVLKLNLHCQGCIKKIHKIVTKTKGFNDMSVDKEKELVTVKGSMDMKVLAESLKEKLKRSVDIVPPKKEKEKGDNGGGGGGDKKKKEGEEGNGGGKLEGNKMDFPAGQTGYWQQIPYEMAYGPGYGAPGNPIPPPPMYIGHPPEMFSDENPNACSIM; from the exons ATGGCCAAG AAGAAGAACGGCGGCGGCAACAACAATGCCGGCGACAACGCGGCCAGCAACGAAGGTGGTGAGAAGAAGAAGGGCGACGGAggtgagaagaaggaggaaaccCCCATCACCGTCATCCTCAAGGTTGACATGCACTGTGAGGGCTGCGCTACTAAGATTGTCAAATGCGTCAAATCTTTTGGAG ACGTGGAGACAGTGAAGTCAGAGAGCGAGGCGAACAAGCTGACGGTGGTCGGGAAAGTGGACCCCACCAAGCTCCGGGACAAGGTCGCCGCCAAGACCAAGAAGAAGGTCGACCTCGTCTCCCCCCAGCCCAAAAAGGACACCAACAAAGACGACGGCGGCGACGCCAAGAAAAAGCAGCCGGAGAAATCCAACGACGACAAAAAACCCAAAGAG CCTCCGGTGACGACGGCGGTTCTGAAGCTGAACCTCCACTGCCAGGGATGCATCAAGAAGATCCACAAGATTGTCACCAAGACTAAAG GGTTCAACGACATGAGCgtcgacaaggagaaggagctGGTGACAGTGAAGGGCTCGATGGACATGAAGGTGTTGGCGGAGAGCTTGAAGGAGAAGCTGAAGAGGTCGGTCGACATTGTCCCGCcgaagaaagagaaggagaagggcGACAATGGCGGCGGTGGCGGCGGAgataagaagaaaaaggaggggGAGGAAGGAAATGGTGGTGGGAAGCTTGAGGGAAACAAGATGGATTTTCCAGCGGGTCAGACCGGGTACTGGCAGCAGATTCCATACGAGATGGCATACGGGCCTGGATACGGAGCACCCGGAAACCCGATTCCGCCTCCACCGATGTACATTGGCCACCCGCCAGAGATGTTCAGCGATGAGAACCCTAATGCCTGCTCAATTATGTGA
- the LOC126614304 gene encoding uncharacterized protein LOC126614304 isoform X2: protein MTVVKRYVLRLFISLKYITANVVDRNNGRIVVSASTAEHSIKGSLECGRSCNAKAAAVVGEVLARRLKVEGLGEGQGRGIHVNVNNEVEKKGFKNRTKIWAIVNALKDNGVKLILDGSDENTSQPKRKDLR from the exons ATGACGGTTGTGAAGCGATATGTGCTACGGCTGTTCATATCATTGAAGTACATTACAGCAAACGTAGTGGACAGAAATAATGGCCGAATTGTTGTGTCAGCATCTACGGCTGAACATTCAATCAAGGGCTCACTCGAATGTGGAAGGTCTTGCAATGCAAAGGCAGCGGCAGTTGTTGGAGAGGTGTTGGCTAGGCGACTCAAGGTGGAAGGTCTTGGCGAGGGACAGGGACGAGGGATTCATGTCAATGTAAATAACGAAGTTGAGAAAAAGGGTTTTAAGAACCGCACCAAGATTTGGGCTATTGTCAATGCTCTTAAGGACAATGGAGTCAAACTCATTCTTGACGGTAGTGATGAAAATACTTCTCAGCCAA AAAGGAAGGATTTGCGCTGA
- the LOC126614304 gene encoding uncharacterized protein LOC126614304 isoform X1: MTVVKRYVLRLFISLKYITANVVDRNNGRIVVSASTAEHSIKGSLECGRSCNAKAAAVVGEVLARRLKVEGLGEGQGRGIHVNVNNEVEKKGFKNRTKIWAIVNALKDNGVKLILDGSDENTSQPMTERKDLR; this comes from the exons ATGACGGTTGTGAAGCGATATGTGCTACGGCTGTTCATATCATTGAAGTACATTACAGCAAACGTAGTGGACAGAAATAATGGCCGAATTGTTGTGTCAGCATCTACGGCTGAACATTCAATCAAGGGCTCACTCGAATGTGGAAGGTCTTGCAATGCAAAGGCAGCGGCAGTTGTTGGAGAGGTGTTGGCTAGGCGACTCAAGGTGGAAGGTCTTGGCGAGGGACAGGGACGAGGGATTCATGTCAATGTAAATAACGAAGTTGAGAAAAAGGGTTTTAAGAACCGCACCAAGATTTGGGCTATTGTCAATGCTCTTAAGGACAATGGAGTCAAACTCATTCTTGACGGTAGTGATGAAAATACTTCTCAGCCAA TGACAGAAAGGAAGGATTTGCGCTGA